The stretch of DNA aaaataaaataaaattgagatgGAAATCACTAGGGATACACTAGCTACATAATCTCCCACTAAGGGCAAAGGAAAGTCCAGAACGGTCTAGATCCAGATGGTAGGGCCCAGCGCTCCAGTGGATTGAGGAACGGAAGAATCATACTTACTGCCCAAGTTGGCACTTAGGTCCCTTGGGGCAGAAGCCGGTGAAGTAGTTAAGACACATGGCTTGATGAACATGGCGGTATTTACACAGGGGACCTAGTAGACAAAGAACAAATGGCAAGAGAGCCTTCCTTCCCAAGGAGGGAGTAAACATGAAATAGTTCATGAGGAAGAACATGGGCTGCGGTAGGCTTTTCACTGGGAAGAGGGTGCATAAACCTTCCTGCCATGGAAGTCCTTGAAGCCAGGAGACAGACAGGGGTAGAAACCTTGCCTCTGGGAAGGGCTGGGcatgtggttcagtggtaaagcagGAGTAGATCATGTTACCCAGGgttccattcttttctttaccTTCCCCCAGCCCAAAAAAGGCGAGAGCATGCTGGAGCCATCTTTCCCCATCACACTGGAAGACATGTGATCAtaagtcccaggacccacaggcaCCCTACCTTCTATGCTTGGCTGGGAGCAGGGCAAAGGGTAGAACTTAAGTGGCCTTCAGCATGTGACTAGCCTGCTAGGCTTCTCAGCCAAGGTCCCACATCCACCCATTGAGAAGGATAGGCTGTGAATCCCCCAGCCCTCCCTGGGAAGCCCCGTGCCCCACACCAGGCTGCATTCCCCAGTGTCTCAGGAGATTTCTCCACTGATGTGCAAGCCTCGGACAAATTCAGAAAGGCTTTCCACTGGGGCCTGTAGATGGCACAAGCCCTGGTGGGGAGTATTCCTCCTTGCCTGCTGAGTATCCCCATCTGGGTCACCCTAGTCCCTCACTGCATCCCATCCCTGTCTGCCGGGCTCTCACCATCCTTGCAGAACCCTTGGTTGTACCAAGGGCAGTCCTGGGGCTTGGGAGTTGGCTGCACGTGGAGGAAGAAGCAGTCTTTGTTGCTGCAGTTACCTGAAAAACCCGTCGTGCTCTGTATATAAGCAGGTCCATGCTTTCGACCATTTGTGCATCCTCACCTGGTTtacctctgtcctccctcccgtAGGATCCACTGGCTCGTCTCTGTTTGTCCATCATCTTCGGAAGACCTCTGACACTCTAAGAGGAAGTTCCTCTCCACCATTCCCAGAGCCCAAGGAGGGGTAGGAGTGTTTTGGAGGGAATACCATGGACAGAGCAGAGCTTCTGGTTGGACCCAGTGGGGcccctttcagaggacccaccCTTAGCTGTGAGCCTAGGCTGTGCTGTCTATGCAGTAAACCAAGTCTTATTCTACTGCATTCCCACAAGGAGATAGCTTTGTAGGCACAGGCTGCCTGCAGCTGTGGCTTTTAGGTTTCCCTTAGGCAGATCTGAAGGAGAGAGATTATGACCCATTCTGTTGATTTTCCCTGGAGAACCTGTGAACGTTTCTGCGCTCACCCTCCCTAAAACCCTACTACTGTGCGCTTTGGAGCAAACAGGAACTTCATACGGTCTGCCAGAGAGTTAGCTTAAACACAGGGCTCTTCTCCAAGATGATGCTTCACCTGAGGAAGAGGTCTCTTGATTCCCAAGCGTTTGTCGTTCCTTCCCAGCCCTTCCATTTCACAAACGCGAATGCCAGCAGCCTTCAGGGAGAAGCAAGTACCTCATCTGTTCGCCCTGCTTCCTCACACCTAAAGCATTTAGTGACACATCCTTAGCCAACTTGGTAGAGTGCTGTCCCCTGGGTTTAAGCCTGTTTAGGACTCAAAACGACCTCATGCATGGAGTTGGTGAACGCTTGAGCCACTGCACGTTGCTATACCCTCTCCTcgccagcaggtggcagcaacACTCCAGCCTCCACTCTCCTTTGTAACTGCACATACTCCTTTCCAGCGTTGGCCATCCTGTCTCTAACTAAATGTTCTTTCTGGCTCCCAAGCCTCAACACAAGTGAgtaagtgagtgagtgagtgagtgagtgtgtgagtgcgtgcgtgcgtgcgtgtgtgtgtgtgtgtgtatgcgtgcgagTTTCTTAGGCTTAGTTACAGACCATGAACAAGGCATTACTGACCCCAAAACAGTGTCATTCCGGCAAAGTCCTGGCCCACCGCGAGGACAGCTTCACAGTGTTGCATCAAGCTCCTTCTGGTCAGTCTACTTCTGTTCTCTCTGCAGCATTTGCTGATCCAGCAGGGgcttgggggggggttgtttttttgtttttggtttgtttgggtttggtttgttttggttttttaagacagggtttctctgtgtagccctggttgtcctggaattcactcttgtagaccaggatggttttgaactcacagaaatccacctgcctctgcctcctaagcaatGGGTTTAGAGGAATGTGCCACCATTTAAAGGAATGCCgggtgttgttttttgtttgtttgtttttgttttttaaatagagacACTGCTGAAGGCCATGGTAGCACATTTCTCTAAGCCCAgggcttaggaggcagaggcagacaaatcttttgagtttgaggccagcctagtctacaaagtgagattcaggccagcctagtctacatagtgagtttcaggtcagccagggctacataaggagaccctgtatcaaagtGGAGGCGGTATGACAAGGAAGAATGAAGAAtgatacacacacgtacatacatgatttttaaaagacagccTATGTAGCTCAGGTAGTCTTTGAATTTTAACCCTTCTTTCTCAACCTCCAAAATACTAGggtaaaaatcagaaaagcatgcactatatatacatatacatacacatacacatacacacatacacacatacacatacacacacacacacacacacacacacacacacacacacNNNNNNNNNNNNNNNNNNNNNNNNNNNNNNNNNNNNNNNNNNNNNNNNNNNNNNNNNNNNNNNNNNNNNNNNNNNNNNNNNNNNNNNNNNNNNNNNNNNNNNNNNNNNNNNNNNNNNNNNNNNNNNNaaaatagaccaggctggtctcagactcacagagattggcctgtttctctctgccccttgagttctggaattaaaagcatgtaccaccatgtacATCTAGCATATAATTATTTGTGTAATGCTAGAGATCTTCACTCACTGTTAAGAGcaaaaagtgctgggattaaaggcgtgcgccaccaccgcctggctaaaaccttggactggagagatggctcagtggttaagaacactgactgctcttccagaggtcctgagttcaattcccagccaccacatggtggcgcacaaccatctgtaatgagatctggcgccctcttctggcatgtagggaTACATGCCGGcagaacacatctttaaaaaaaaaaaagcaaaaccttggCTTACATATAATCATGAGTTTACACATCTGTCCTAAATTACTTGTAGGAAAATATGGTCCAGTACCACATCTGATCACCAAAACAAGAAACCCTGGGCTGAGAGAATAAAAGGACATTTCTAAGTGAATGTCCTGGCTTCAGGGACCTGTCTCCAGATAAACTTTGTCCTTCTATTTTGGATAGATATTCTGGCAGCCCTCATGAACTGCCACAGGACTCGGCTCTCTGGAGCAGGCAGTCTGGAATGCTGGACTAGAAGAATGGGATGAACTTTCCCTGCCtggcccctccccatccccagagaGACTGTGCCAGCTTCAGGGTAGCCAGGACCCTTCCCATCAGTATTAATGGAACTGGCTACCGCAAGGAGTGTGGCCCTGAAGTCTCCTGAATGAGGGGTGAGCCCGCAGATCCAGCatgctcccttcctcccactcttctccccttccctcctccaaccCCTCAGTTTAGAAACCAGTGGACTAGATAATCCCAGCCATACTGGAACTAATCAAACACCAAGATGTAGACTTGACACTGGGAAGGTAAACATTCATGGGCTCCATCTTTTGGTGAGTTTGGAAAGGTGGCTGTGGCTGCCCTAAATAGCTCCTGGGATGACCAAGGACTTGAGGCCCCAAGGGAGTCTGGAGCAGACCTGACCACACAGGATAATTTTAGGGACCAGACTTCTGAACTTCATGGCTTTATATACACAGTGACCTTCTCTTTCCATCAAGCGGTGCAGGCTTTCCGCTTTGGGAGGTAAGATGACATTTTCATCTAAAATAAGAGTTAGAAATAGCAGGAGAACAGGAAgaagctggggggtggggggagtctcCTGGGTTCTGGTGACCATTCTGAGTGCAGCTACCAAATGCATCTCACGTGGGAAGGCCTGACTGGTCCCGTAGGGACTGAGAGGTGGGTCATTCAGGGATGTTCCTGACCATCTCTGGGTGTGGGTTAGCCATGCCTGAAGTGGAAAACAACATTATTTTCCCTTGGAGCTGACTGCCATGCTGAGACTAACCGATGGCAGATTTGGGTCTgcagcctttatttatttttacttttttttttttggtttttcgagacagggtttctctgtagctttggagcctgtcctggaactccctttgtagaccaggctggcctcgaactcacagagatccgcctacctctgcctcccgagtgctgttatttttactttttatttaaaggtttgtttctttttattttatgtgtatgggtgtttttgcaCGTGTGTATAtgaagcatgtgtgtgcctggaaccCGAGagcaccagaagagagcatcagatgccctggaactggagttctaggcGACTATGAGCCGctgtgtggatcctgggaaccaaatccaggtcctctggaaatgcAGTAAGTACTTTTAATCACCGAACCACCTCCCCAGATCCCTATTGACTGGCCTGAAGTTTACGATGATGACTTTAaatccagagatctgcctgcctctgcctcctgggaagaAAGGTATACCCCACCACAACTGACCCTATTTCGtattgtttggttgttgttgcttttggaCAAAGTCTTGTGCagtccaggctacccttgaacttctCTGTATCTGAGACTGGCcatgaattcctgattctcctgcctcagcctccctagtgctgagactacaggtatGTCGCACCGGGCCCAGCCTTGGTTCGATTTTCTTAGGGTTCAGAGAAGCAGGCAGTTTGGTCTCAgacagacaaggctggcctttcGGGCCTCTTCGACCCTTACCCATCACCCCCACAGACCAGGCAGAGCATTACCAAACTTTGAGTGGAAGTAGCACACCGGCATCCTGGTGACGTCATACTGGTGTAGGAATTTACAGCTATCAGCCTTTCGGCAGAGCCCTCGAAGCCAGTGTTTGCACACCACCATCTTCTTGCCCTTCTCATGTCGAAGCGGGCACAGCATCCCTGCAGAACACGGCACCTGCTGTAGGCCTCACCTGACCTGCCTGGAGGAGCTCCCCAGGGCCTATGACACCGCCACTGGCCACCTCGGTCATCTGTGTCCATCACCTGGACACAACCTCGGAAGGGCTGGGACAGGGGCCAGAGTACCACACTGGGCAAGAGGCTCTCTTAAGAGACAGTGGGCTTCTCTCCCAGAGTCAGACCCCAAGAACCTCCAGGATGCCCCCCCCATAAGAGAGCCGTCTCCTCACCCCACAACCATAGACAGCCCAGCTTTTGGCATACCGTAAGGGCTTGTTGAGTTCATGACTTTTGCAGCGGGGGAAATGTTTTggatttgtttcttgtttttctttgtatgcgtttgtgtgtgtgtgcctgagtgtgtgtgcacattgtatGTGCAGGAGCcctcagaggtcaggagaggtaTGTGATCCCCTAGAACTGCAATACAGACTGTTGTCAGCtgccaggtggttgctgggaaccacagcagggtcctctgcgagagaagcaaatgcttttacctgctgaatcatctctcttatgttttgaaacagggtctcatgtagcccaggctgagctcaaaTTACTATGTTGCCAAGAACAATtggatttctgatccttctgcccccaattcttgagtgctgagattacaggcatgctcagtatatgcatgcatactaGGGATCACAGGCCTAACATATACTAGGCTACCCACAGAGCACCTGCTCAGCATGcgttcatgacttcattttttttttaaagatttatttattatgtatgcaacattctgcctcaatgtatgcccgcacgccagaggggGGCGCtggatctcagtacagatggttgtgagtcaccatgtggttgctgggaattgaactcaggacctccagaagagcagtaagtgctcttaacctctgagccatctctccagccccgcgtTCATGACTTCAAATGTTAAGAACAATGcagctgccgggcggtggtggcgcatgcctttaatcccagcactcaggaggcagaggcaggtggatctctgtgagNNNNNNNNNNNNNNNNNNNNNNNNNNNNNNNNNNNNNNNNNNNNNNNNNNNNNNNNNNNNNNNNNNNNNNNNNNNNNNNNNNNNNNNNNNNNNNNNNNNNtagttccaggacaggcttcaaagctacagagaaaccctgtctcagaaaaaaagaaagaaaggaaggaaagaaggaaggaagaacaataCAGCCTACCTAgcgatggtggtacacacctttaatcccagcacttgggaggcagagtcaggcagatctctgtgagttcgaggccagcctaaagaatgagttctagaacaggctccaaagctagagaaactatgtctcaaaaaaacaaaaacaaaaaactaaagaagaatGTAGCTATGAAATAGGTGAGTCTTACAATAGGCAGGCACTAGAAAAGTTAGATCTGAACACCTCGGTGTCTTTATTCAGGAGATACTGCCAGCAGAAGGGAGGGTTGTGGCTAAACAGGACCTGTGTCAAAGCCTGACCGGAGCGCCCTCTAGtgcctcttcccccttccccatgCACATCCCTAGTGCTATGACCTTCCTCAATAGCAACTTGCTATCTTTGCAAGAAAGAAGCCATCTCTTTGAGTCCAGTGACTCCTCGGAGACTCGGTCTGTAACAGACCTGGAAGGTTCCCCCAGAGCCCTGAATGACCAGTgagctcctttcccttcccatccaACCATCTGAAAGTGGACAAACAGGCTCGGGGTCCTTCTTGCCTGACCTCCTACCTCCTGGATTTTAGGAACAGAGGAATAAGGGTCCCCCAGGCGTGCCCCTAAAGAACCTCTCCATCTGGACCTATAGGTAGGCTTCAGGGAGGAATGGGAAATCCAGCCGTTAGGGGTAAGGTATTTTGGCAACTTTATGTCTCTATTGGAGGAACCTCAAAGTGACATACAATTCAGAAGAGAAGGCCAGAGGCGTGGGAGTAGTCAGCCTACTTCAAGGGGAGGGATTTGAGAGGGAGATCCTTGAACAGCAGTAGCCACCACTCCAGGGGCTCCCTAAGGGCAAAAGAAATAGCCTGGATGATCTCACCAGTTTCCACATTGATTCAAGGTGGGGAGGCCTGGTTGGGAAGATGATGGGTTAGATTAAGGCAGACAGAAGCCTGAGAACACAGCCAAAAAGCCTGACACACCACTACCTCCATCAAGAAGggagtttggggctggagagatagctgataGAGTGGATAAGaacacgggctgctcttccaaaggccccgaatttggttttcagcacccacggcaggcagctcacaaacacctgtaactatagttccagacAGATCTAACATCTCTGGTTTCCAAGGACACACGTGTTTATGTTTGTATAACCACACACAGGTATGCATACTTAAAGAAAATTGTTTAAGGAAGGGAATAGGGTAGCCCCGGTCCAAATGCCAGGGGGTGGGCCACCTCCAGGCCACTGCTCTCCTCAGGAGGCTGAATCCTGTCCTACCCCAGGTGCAAATCTCACACTCTCTCCTATGCCCCGGCTGAACACAGCAAGGCCCATGCAGCCGTTCCTGTTCCTGCCCAACCTAGGCCGACCTCACTCACCTTTCTCACAGAGCCCTTTAGCGAAGAAGTTGCATACAGCTGAGCTGGACTctagagaagagaacagaggagaagGTAGCTTCCCCAGAGCTGACCACCCCGCCAAAGCACCTCAAGTTCCTCTTCAGCAAGTCCCACCAAAGCCTCCTACGGGCTGGGATCTGTGTGAGCCCCCAAGTATTCTTCCTGGCTATCACATTTGGGTTCTTGCTCTCCGGTGTTGTTCGCttggttctttgtttgtttatgacaCAAGGTCTGATTCTGtggtccaggttggcctggaactcatagcaatcctcctgtctcgcAGCTGTCATTTGTCCCCTCTTGTGGCAACTATGAGTCAAAGGTACCCTCTTCCtaagcccttccctccccccaccccggctTTCTGGAGCCAGCTTCTAAATTCCACTTAAACTCAGGACATCTCTGAGACGGGAGGTGCAAATGTTTGGGGGCAGCCAGGAAGCCCTGAAGGCCAGGGAGAAGTTCGGAAATCTGTCTATCCTGGACCGTGAACCACCTAGAAGCCCTACGGGACagatggaaggaagtcagggaagacaGCTTCAAGGACCCGGGCAGGGGAACCAGGTCATTGCCACTCACTGTCCATGCCCTGGAAAGGCAGGAGCCCAGTCCCCTTCTGCAATTCCACATCCTGCTCGAAGGCGAACGTGAGCCCTTCCAGCCCCGCGATGATCTCCTCCATCTTAAGTCTCTCACTGGGTTCGCTCCAAGGTGCTAGAGCCCCTACAGGTGGCTCCTATATAATCCATCAACACTTAAGGGGCCAGGCCCTAGCTGATGCTTGCCCCTAGCCTCTCCCCCAGGTCACCTCTTCATTCAAGGGGCCAGTGGCTAGGTGACTGCATATGACTCTTTAACCGGGTTGACAGCTGTCTCAGTCCTCCTACCCAAGCAGGTGCAAGCACCCCAGGGCCCGACGCCCCCACACTGTTCCCACAATCCCCATCCTCAGGTGGGGAGGGATTGGCAGACTCACACCTGTTTATCTCTGTGTATCACCAAACACAGCCAAACTGAGGCTCCCATTGTTCCTGTGGGGACACAGCCACAGGTGAGCAAGGGAGATGCTGGCTCTAACCTACCACAGAAGTGCCATCGACTGCCTGAGCCTCGGGTGGGGTGTGGCGTGGGACAGAGGACCGCTTTCTCCCTTAGGTCCCAGCCACTTTCCCTCTCACAAGGCCCTCAGAGCCTCTTTTCCAGACTGAATGACAAGCCCCAAGtgtgctctcttcctggaagAGCACTAAAGGAATGAAGGCCAGAAGAACCGGAAATAGTTGCATGAAGGGCCCTTTGTTTACCCTGCAGGCAATCTGGCGGGTGGAACCAACCCAAGgctggttttgggggggggggggggtgacctcCCAGCTAGGAATCCACTGGGCCACCCCAGAGCTTCCCCTTCCTAGCCACCCCCAAAGTGCTTTGAAAATGAAATCTCCATGCAGACgttgttttattattatgatgCCAGCCCTGCCTTGCAGAGCTGAGGACATCTGAATTGGCTTTCCtaggaacatttttaaaactctaattaaactAGGCTGTCCCCTTCCCTTGCTGGGTCCTGAACTGGCCTGGCCTTTCCTGGAACCACTGTTTATGAGACGCACTGGCCTTTGAGGACAACAGAACCAGAACCGGAGTATTCTCCTCCCGGGACCCAGTAGGGAGACTTGGTAAGCAGTGCCCCAGGCCTGTGGCTGAGCAGACAGGATCCAGCCTGCcagttttgtttcctgtggctGCCACACCTAggattgttgttcttttgaactccagatctgaaaagaaaacagctgGAGAGATAAACCCACAGTGGGAACGGCGCCGGAGCTGGGTGAGGCTGGAGTAAGAGCTGCCTGGGATCACCCACACTGTCCTTGTCCACACTGAAGGCAGAATGGCTACGGTGCTGTCTAGGTCTAGGGTCTAAGGGTCCCTGGGGAAGAATCCCTTGCATCTCTTGACCCTACCCCTAGGTATTGATTAGGTCCCAGGACTGTCACCTTGGGCTCATTTGAGAGTAGGTAGAACAGAGCAGGAAATCATGTGCCGCGAGGCCAAGAGCACAGTGCAGAGCAATGTCCTAAAGATGGTGGATCACTGCCCTCAAGACTCTAGACAGTAAGTGCTGGATGGAGTGGTGAGGGCAGGGAGAAGGGGGTGgagagcatgctgggagaaaagtcTAGACGCGAAGGGTGAAgggggtgggtggtgggggaATGTTCCACAAGAGGAGCCAGAGCTAAGACCCGAGGCAAGAAACAAACATTCAATGAAGGGGTACAGTGGATGGTAGGATGGAAGGATGAAGGTAGTGGAGTCTTTTGCCACTTTggtggcttgtttttgttttgttttgttttgtttgtttgtttgtttttcgagacagggtttctctgtggttttggagcctgtcctggaactagctcttgtaaaccaggctggtctcgaactcacagagatctgcctgcctccgcctcccaagtgctgggattaaaggcgtgctacTCCAGGAAGTTAAGAACTGCAGGCAGTCATCACTTGGAAGCTACGAGAGTCACGCACTGTCTCCCGAGGCTCCAGAGGGACCTGGTATCAATTGTTGGACTTCGCACCTTTGACCTCAAGAACATTAGAGAGCACACCCGTCAGTGGCTTTCAGTCCCCTTCTTGTCACCTTCTGTAACAGCTGCCACAAATGTCACGCCACATCCCCTGGGGTGTTAGGCACCTCACCCCTTTCACTAGTGAGCTAACAGCAGGCAGAAAAAAGGGCCGAGGGTGTGGCTCAGCGATGGAAAACTTGCCCACTGTGCATGGCACCCTACGTTCGATCCCctgcaaaacacagaaagaagctgGACAAATGAAACTGAAGCAGGacacaaaaacaggaaagaacCCAACGTGGGGGCTCATGCCTGGAAGCCCAGAAATTAGGAAGCTACGGAAGGAGAATTGCCGTGATTGTGTGGCTAATCTAGGATGGTGGTTTGCATGAAGGTGGTCCCCATCAGCTCATGTATTTG from Microtus ochrogaster isolate Prairie Vole_2 chromosome 7, MicOch1.0, whole genome shotgun sequence encodes:
- the Cpsf4l gene encoding putative cleavage and polyadenylation specificity factor subunit 4-like protein: MEEIIAGLEGLTFAFEQDVELQKGTGLLPFQGMDKSSSAVCNFFAKGLCEKGMLCPLRHEKGKKMVVCKHWLRGLCRKADSCKFLHQYDVTRMPVCYFHSKFGNCSNKDCFFLHVQPTPKPQDCPWYNQGFCKDGPLCKYRHVHQAMCLNYFTGFCPKGPKCQLGHPKMSPVLYPSNVKVSLVNQPGDGTAPASSGNTLATPSLARFTVYHQKRPTLPPACSSSFPPAP